One Aegilops tauschii subsp. strangulata cultivar AL8/78 chromosome 7, Aet v6.0, whole genome shotgun sequence genomic window carries:
- the LOC109784394 gene encoding protein DMP3-like: MASPPPSSTVIQMPPSPQTNGQPTAGTVPAMPNDAGDVTIAPAAAAGPASKATDKVMSSAANLAQLLPTGTLLAHQALSPSFTNHGKCDASNQWLTTVMVIILTTLCILFSFTDSVLGRDQKLYYGVATPRGFNVFNFSDEEEKLKWTPPEFRRLRIRPLEFLHAIFTALVFLTVAFSEVGLQSCFFPNAGKNTTELLKNLPLGIAFLSSFVFMVFPTKRKGIGHTDTTPREKLT; the protein is encoded by the exons ATGGcgtctcctcctccatcatccaCCGTGATCCAGATGCCTCCAAGTCCACAAACCAACGGCCAGCCGACGGCCGGGACAGTCCCGGCCATGCCTAATGATGCCGGTGACGTGACCATAGCACCTGCAGCAGCTGCCGGACCAGCATCAAAGGCAACGGACAAGGTCATGTCGAGCGCCGCGAACCTTGCGCAGCTCCTGCCGACGGGAACATTGCTAGCGCACCAGGCTCTATCCCCTTCCTTCACCAACCACGGCAAGTGCGATGCCTCCAACCAGTGGCTCACCACCGTGATGGTCATCATCCTCACCACCCTGTGCATCCTCTTCTCCTTCACCGACAGCGTCCTTGGCCGCGACCAGAAGCTCTACTACGGCGTCGCCACACCACGCGGCTTCAACGTGTTCAACTTCTCCGATGAAGAGGAGAAGCTGAAGTGGACTCCACCTGAGTTCCGGAGGCTCCGCATCCGGCCGCTCGAGTTTTTGCATGCCATCTTCACAGCGCTGGTCTTTCTCACCGTGGCGTTCAGCGAGGTAGGTCTACAAAGCTGCTTCTTCCCCAATGCCGGTAAGAACACCACGGAGCTGCTGAAGAACCTACCTT TGGGCATCGCATTTCTGTCGAGTTTTGTGTTCATGGTCTTCCCCACAAAGAGGAAGGGCATCGGCCACACCGACACCACTCCTCGCGAGAAGCTCACTTGA